A genomic window from Flintibacter sp. KGMB00164 includes:
- a CDS encoding BMP family protein, which translates to MKKLITLVLAMAMALSLVACGGDSSSNSGSNSGSNSQSNTQENKGKVALCVSGPINDQGWNQSAYEGAMAACEKYGYELAYTENLNAADIAAAFADYASAGYNVIIGHGFEFGDPALEVASTYPDVTFICTEASASADNVASYVMACEQTAYVEGVIAASMSQTGAIGAIGPIQGDSLVKIVNGYIEGAKSVNPDIDVKTAWTNSYVDTQLAQESASAMIEGGADVIKHCANACGNGAISAAVAADIWCQGDSYDQSSLAPENILDSAIYNLDVVLDIALGSVADGSFEGGVYNLGMADGAVEVLISDNVPQEVADKAQATIDAIVSGELVITPNFTVQ; encoded by the coding sequence ATGAAAAAGCTGATCACTCTTGTACTGGCTATGGCTATGGCCCTGTCTCTCGTCGCCTGCGGCGGAGATTCCAGTTCCAATTCTGGCTCTAATTCCGGCTCCAACAGCCAGAGCAACACCCAGGAAAACAAGGGCAAGGTAGCCCTGTGCGTGTCCGGACCGATCAACGACCAGGGCTGGAACCAGTCCGCCTATGAGGGCGCCATGGCTGCCTGCGAGAAGTACGGCTATGAGTTGGCCTACACCGAGAACCTGAATGCTGCCGACATTGCCGCTGCCTTTGCCGACTATGCGTCTGCTGGCTACAATGTGATCATCGGTCACGGCTTTGAGTTTGGCGATCCCGCTCTGGAGGTCGCTTCCACCTACCCCGACGTTACCTTCATCTGCACCGAGGCCAGCGCCTCTGCCGACAATGTGGCCTCCTATGTGATGGCCTGTGAGCAGACCGCCTATGTGGAGGGCGTCATCGCCGCCAGCATGAGCCAGACCGGCGCTATCGGAGCCATCGGCCCCATCCAGGGCGACTCTCTGGTGAAGATCGTCAACGGCTACATCGAGGGCGCCAAGTCCGTCAACCCCGACATTGATGTGAAGACTGCCTGGACCAACTCCTATGTGGACACCCAGCTGGCTCAGGAGTCCGCCTCCGCCATGATCGAGGGCGGTGCCGACGTCATCAAGCACTGCGCCAACGCCTGCGGCAACGGCGCCATCAGCGCTGCTGTGGCCGCTGATATCTGGTGCCAGGGCGACTCCTATGACCAGAGCTCTCTGGCTCCCGAGAACATCCTGGACTCCGCCATCTACAACCTGGACGTGGTGCTGGACATCGCCCTGGGCAGCGTGGCTGACGGCTCCTTCGAGGGCGGCGTGTACAACCTGGGCATGGCCGATGGCGCTGTGGAGGTTCTGATCTCCGACAACGTGCCTCAGGAGGTCGCTGACAAGGCTCAGGCCACCATCGATGCCATCGTCTCTGGCGAGCTGGTCATCACCCCCAACTTCACCGTACAGTAA
- a CDS encoding amidohydrolase, with translation MESTILIRNARAIVTCDGQDRVYYDSDMLIQGPKIVKIGKNLTDPHDQEIDATDKFVYPGLINTHHHFFQTFVRNLKTIDYPNMTVPQWLDKIYRIFQVIDDQVIYYSSLTAMADLLKHGCTCAFDHQYCFTKATGKAPVDRQMEAASQLGIRYHAGRGVNTLPREEGSTIPANMLETTDEYLKDCERIIKLYHDSKPYSMSQIVMAPCQPINSYPETFIETVSFAREKGVRMHTHLGEGENEIMVERWGKRTLDWCGEIGFLGPDVWIAHGWELTPEEYEVLAKAGTGVSHCPGPAILGGFPILPIGQMQEAGVCVSLGCDGSATNDSSSLLDSMRTAWMMQAWHSKQRGGCISPYEMLKIATVNGAKTLGRNDLGSLEPEKGADLFMVDAGVLELTGTLHDPRNLLARTGVTGNVWLTMVNGQVVFQDGHLTRVDEGKLAREGEAVCTKVLREPCEAFHNLG, from the coding sequence ATGGAATCCACCATTTTGATCCGTAACGCACGGGCTATTGTGACCTGCGACGGACAGGACCGGGTGTACTACGACTCGGACATGCTGATCCAGGGCCCCAAGATCGTCAAGATCGGTAAGAACCTCACGGACCCCCACGATCAGGAGATTGACGCCACCGACAAATTTGTCTATCCTGGCCTCATCAACACGCACCACCACTTTTTCCAGACCTTCGTGCGCAACCTGAAGACTATTGATTATCCCAATATGACGGTGCCCCAGTGGCTGGACAAGATCTACCGCATTTTCCAGGTCATCGATGACCAGGTAATCTATTACTCCTCTCTCACCGCTATGGCCGACCTGCTCAAGCACGGCTGTACCTGTGCCTTTGACCACCAGTACTGCTTTACCAAGGCTACCGGTAAGGCTCCAGTGGACCGGCAGATGGAGGCCGCCTCCCAGTTGGGTATCCGCTACCATGCCGGCCGCGGTGTGAACACCCTGCCCCGTGAGGAGGGCAGCACCATTCCAGCCAACATGCTGGAGACCACCGACGAGTACCTGAAGGACTGCGAGCGCATCATCAAGCTCTACCACGACTCTAAGCCCTACTCCATGTCCCAGATCGTCATGGCCCCCTGTCAGCCCATCAATAGCTACCCCGAGACCTTCATCGAGACCGTGTCCTTTGCCCGGGAGAAGGGCGTGCGGATGCACACCCATCTGGGCGAGGGTGAAAACGAGATCATGGTGGAGCGTTGGGGCAAGCGCACCCTGGACTGGTGCGGTGAGATTGGCTTCCTGGGTCCCGACGTGTGGATCGCCCACGGCTGGGAGCTGACTCCTGAGGAGTACGAGGTGCTGGCCAAGGCGGGCACCGGCGTATCCCACTGTCCTGGCCCCGCCATCCTGGGCGGCTTCCCCATCCTACCTATCGGCCAGATGCAGGAGGCGGGCGTGTGCGTCAGCTTGGGCTGCGACGGCTCGGCCACCAACGACAGCTCCAGCCTGCTGGACTCCATGCGCACCGCCTGGATGATGCAGGCCTGGCACAGCAAGCAGCGGGGCGGCTGCATCTCCCCCTATGAGATGCTGAAGATCGCCACCGTCAACGGCGCCAAGACCCTGGGCCGCAACGACCTTGGCTCCCTGGAGCCGGAGAAGGGCGCCGACCTGTTTATGGTGGACGCCGGGGTGCTGGAGCTCACCGGCACCCTCCACGATCCCAGAAACCTGCTGGCCCGTACCGGCGTCACCGGCAATGTGTGGCTGACCATGGTCAACGGCCAGGTGGTCTTCCAGGATGGACATCTGACCCGGGTGGACGAAGGGAAATTGGCCCGGGAGGGCGAGGCCGTGTGCACCAAGGTGCTGCGGGAGCCCTGCGAGGCCTTCCACAATTTGGGCTGA